CACCGGCACCGGCCTCGATGAAGTTGGTGCCGGAGCCCGCGGTGATCGCGTCGTCGCCGTCGCCGCCGTGGATGATGTTCACCCCCGCGCCGCCGGTGATCGCGTCGTTGCCCGTGTTGCCGAAGACATCGTCGCGGCCCGCGCCGGACGCAATCGTGTCGTTGCCCGCTCCGCCGTCGATGCGGTCGTCGCCGGCACCTGTGGTGATGGTGTCGTCGCCGTCGCCGCCCTCGACCACGATGTTCACCTTCACGTTCGCGGCCACTTCGATCACGTCGTCGCCCGCACCCGCGCGCAGGGTGAGCTCCTGGCCCTCGCCCAGCCTGACCTCGTAGCTTTCCCCGTTGACGTTGACATCGAGCGTGCCATCGTCGCGCTGTCGGACACCGATGACGTCGTCGCGCGCACCCGTGGTGAGCACCAGCTGGTCGCTGCTGACGTAGCTGCCGTCGGCAACGGTGCGCTCGCGGGCGATCTCCACACCGGTGCCGGAGAACAGCGGATCGACGACGATCGGCTTGCCATCGGGGGTGCTGCGCTGGCTGCGTTGGCCGGCGTTCTCCGCGGACCCATCGATCCTGCGGCCTTCGCTCGCGTCGTCCTGCCGGCCGATGACGTCGTCGACGCCGCCCGCGGCGGTGGCCGACGGCGCGGAGGCATCGCTGCCGAGCCCGTCCGGTCCGTGGTTGCGGCCCGGCGCCTCGGGGTTGTTCCAGTAGCCGGCGCGCTCCAGCTGGGCGGCGGCGCTGGCGCCGGGGTCGAAGCTTGCGGACTGGATGGTCATGGGGCCGGACTCGCTGTGGATACGGTGGCGTACTGTTTAAGCCGCCGTTCCCGCGTCACCAAGCTGGGGCGTACCCCACCTCGGGTGCGCCCCTGGCCATTCATCGGCCGGCCGCCGGCCTTTGGTGCGTCGCAGCAGCGGGGCGTAGAATGCGCGGTTTCCCCAGCGGCACCGATCACCGGCGCCGCCTTCCCACCACTGGAGCACCCATGGGCCTGGACCATGTGAAGACCGGCAAGAACCCGCCGGACGAGATCAACGTCATCATCGAGATCCCCAAGGACGCCGAACCCGTCAAGTACGAGGTCGACAAGGAGTCCGGGGCGATCTTCGTCGATCGCGTGCTGTCCACGCCCATGCGCTACCCCTGCAACTACGGCTACGTGCCGGAGACCGTCTGCGGCGATGGCGATCCGGCCGACGTGATGGTGATCCTGCCGCTGCCCCTGGTGCCGGGCTCGGTGATCCGCTGCCGCCCGGTCGGCGTGCTGAAGATGACCGACGAGGCCGGCAGCGACGAGAAGCTGCTGGCGGTTCCGGAGCCGAAGGTGTTCGCCGGCTATGCGCACATCACCGACATCGGCCAGGTGTCGGGCCACTGGCTGGAGCGCATCGGCCACTTCTTCGAGCACTACAAGGATCTCGAGAAGGGCAAGTGGGTCAAGCTGGAAGGCTGGGGCGACGCCGCCGAAGCCAAGGCCCTGCTGCTCGAGGCGATCGAGCGCTACAAGGCCGGCGGCTGATTCTCCGCGGGCGCGCCGGGCTCACGCCCCGCGCGCCTCCGCTTGCGGGCGCGCCGGCCGCTGCGCTGGCGCACGATGCTCAACGCGATCAACCGCGACACCACCGCGGCGATATAGCCGACGCCCGCGAACTGCTCCAGCATCACCAGCACGCGCGCATACGGCGCCAGCGGCACCACGTCGCCGTTGCCGGTGCCCGAAAGAGTGGAGAAGCTGAGGGACAGCAGCTCGAGCCAGCGTCGCGGGCGCTCCGGCTCGACCATGCCGGCGAAGCTGCCCGGGTCCAGCGCCTGGCAGACCAGGAAGGCGTAGGCGAAGCCCCAGGCCAGCAGGGTGAACGCCGCGGCCGCCGCGAACAGCTCGTCCACGGTCACCGTGTGGTCCTCGAGCATGTACACGATCAGCGCGCCGGCGGCATAGAAGTACAGCAGCGATTCGAGCACCGCTGACAGCACGACCAGCGCCGGCATCCCGAGTGCAATGGCCGCAACGGCCAGCAGCATTGCCGGCACGGCCAGGGCCCAGGCGACCCCGTTCGCCGCATGGCTGCGCGACACCACCCACACCGCCAGCGGCACGGCCACAAGCGTGAAGGCGCTGAACAGCACGCGGCTGTCCTGCCCGTCGACCAGCGGGTAAACCAGCAGGCTGGCGAGCTGCACCGCCAGCAGCAGGGCCGACGGATGCCGGGCCGCGATCGCCGGCCAGTGCAGTGGAGTGCGGAGCAGGCCCACGCCTCAGGTGGTCAGTAGGACGTCCCGCCGGCGCGGTGGGGATACTGGGCGAAGATGTCGCGGAAGGTGGCATCGATCGCGGCGTCGCGGGCGGCCGCATCCTGGTTGCGCTTGACCCGGCCAACCGCGATGCCTTCCCACACCAGGGCGTTGCGCTTTGCGTCCACGAGGTCGACGTTCATGGTGCCCTCGGTGTAGCGATGCACCGTGGTGCGGTCGTGCCAGAACGGCACCGCGACGTAGCCCCGATAGCGATAGCTGTAGTAGTAGGCGTAGTCGACGTCGGGAATCGTGCTGACGTCGGTGCGCTGCTGCATGTAGGCATTGATGTTGAGCCACAGGTCGGGGTCGGTTTCGCTGTAGCGATAGCCGCGCGCCTCCATCTCGGCTCGCGCGGCGGCCTTCATCCGGCCACTGACCAGGCTCGCGTAGCCTTCGCGCTCGATCGCCAGAGGCGAATAGAAGGCGAAGGTGCGATACGCGCTGAAGTCCGCGCGCGGATCGGAGTCCGAGCTGATGCGCGGGCCGGTGGCGCAGGCCGCGAGCAACGCCAGCAGCAGCGCGGCCAGCAGCCAGCGGAATGGGTGGGGAACACGTGCCATGGCGGATCTCCCTGGTCCTGGTTTGGCGGGACGCTAGCACGCGCCCGCGCGGCAACGCGTGATCCCGACGGGGCCGGCAGACCCGCCCCGTCGACTGTTTTCTTCCGTTCAGCCTGGTCGGTAGAGCTCCGCGCCTTCGGCGCGGAACTGGGCGGCCTTTTCGGTCATGCCTGCCTCCACCGCCGCGATCCTGGCCTCCTCCTGGCCGGCGGCATAGTCGCGCACGTCCTGGGTGATCTTCATGCTGCAGAAGTGCGGCCCGCACATCGAACAGAAGTGGGCGAGCTTGTGCGCGTCCTTCGGCAGGGTCTCGTCGTGGAATTCCTTCGCCTTCTCCGGATCCAGGCCGAGGTGGAACTGGTCTTCCCAGCGGAACTCGAAGCGCGCCTTGGACAGTGCGTTGTCCCGCACCTGCGCGCCCGGGTGTCCCTTGGCCAGGTCGGCGGCGTGGGCGGCGATGCGGTAGGCCATGATCCCGTCGCGCACGTCCTGGCGGTTGGGCAGGCCCAGGTGTTCCTTGGGCGTCACGTAGCAGAGCATCGCGCAGCCGTACCAGCCGATCATCGCCGCGCCGATGGCGCTGGTGATGTGGTCGTAGCCCGGCGCGATGTCGGTGGTCAGCGGGCCGAGGGTGTAGAACGGCGCCTCGCCGCATTCGACCAGCTGCTTGTCCATGTTCTCCCTGATCAGCTGCATCGGCACGTGGCCGGGGCCTTCGATCATGGTCTGGACGTCGTGCTTCCAGGCGATCTTCGTCAGTTCACCGAGCGTCTCCAGCTCGCCGAACTGGGCCGCGTCGTTGGCGTCGGCGATGCAGCCCGGGCGCAGGCCGTCGCCAAGCGAGAAGGCGACGTCGTAGGCCTTCATGATCTCGCAGATGTCCTCGAAGTGCTCGTACAGGAAGCTCTCGCGGTGGTCCGCCAGGCACCACTTGGCCATGATCGAGCCGCCGCGGCTGACGATGCCGGTGACGCGCTTCGCGGTGAGCGGGACGTAGCGCAGCAGCACGCCGGCGTGGATGGTGAAGTAGTCGACGCCCTGCTCGGCCTGCTCGACCAGCGTGTCGCGGAAGATCTCCCAGGTCAGCTCCTCGGCGCGGCCGTCGACCTTCTCCAGCGCCTGGTAGATCGGCACGGTGCCGATCGGCACCGGCGAGTTGC
The sequence above is a segment of the Luteimonas sp. MC1750 genome. Coding sequences within it:
- a CDS encoding ion channel — protein: MLRTPLHWPAIAARHPSALLLAVQLASLLVYPLVDGQDSRVLFSAFTLVAVPLAVWVVSRSHAANGVAWALAVPAMLLAVAAIALGMPALVVLSAVLESLLYFYAAGALIVYMLEDHTVTVDELFAAAAAFTLLAWGFAYAFLVCQALDPGSFAGMVEPERPRRWLELLSLSFSTLSGTGNGDVVPLAPYARVLVMLEQFAGVGYIAAVVSRLIALSIVRQRSGRRARKRRRAGREPGAPAENQPPAL
- a CDS encoding DUF4136 domain-containing protein, with amino-acid sequence MARVPHPFRWLLAALLLALLAACATGPRISSDSDPRADFSAYRTFAFYSPLAIEREGYASLVSGRMKAAARAEMEARGYRYSETDPDLWLNINAYMQQRTDVSTIPDVDYAYYYSYRYRGYVAVPFWHDRTTVHRYTEGTMNVDLVDAKRNALVWEGIAVGRVKRNQDAAARDAAIDATFRDIFAQYPHRAGGTSY
- a CDS encoding M91 family zinc metallopeptidase — encoded protein: MTIQSASFDPGASAAAQLERAGYWNNPEAPGRNHGPDGLGSDASAPSATAAGGVDDVIGRQDDASEGRRIDGSAENAGQRSQRSTPDGKPIVVDPLFSGTGVEIARERTVADGSYVSSDQLVLTTGARDDVIGVRQRDDGTLDVNVNGESYEVRLGEGQELTLRAGAGDDVIEVAANVKVNIVVEGGDGDDTITTGAGDDRIDGGAGNDTIASGAGRDDVFGNTGNDAITGGAGVNIIHGGDGDDAITAGSGTNFIEAGAGDDLIRGGGTSDILSGGTGNDRIVVGNGDSRVYAGAGKDTVENAGTRATVYAEVGDLVNAAANARPTVVNVVIDASAGQSIRVEGSEGFVQRIQAELDFLRASPVGQQMLAEFDRAADVKGNVVTIKELANEQNGYAQTFSGDADIRNGRAGAGGNVDISYNPSFHMDAFPAPVVVLYHEMSHAYNGVNGSFQPGTYRGEGPDSGRVPNAERQAVGLETSAAPFDFDGNPATPATTTNPDHLTENGLREELGLPDRPSYAL
- the thiC gene encoding phosphomethylpyrimidine synthase ThiC, with the translated sequence MNAVPSQLLQQAQQLSDSVTRPIPGSRKVFVEGSRPDLRVAMREIAQTRTPTLFGGEDNPPIPVYDTSGAYTDPGARIDLSAGLPALRARWIEERGDTHALAELGSEFGRAREADPKLDAVRFPARPQPRRANAGANVTQMHYARRGIVTPEMEYVAIRENQRLDLLEQLQLRSVEDIAAMAAPALFSQHPGQSFGASIPKRITPEFVRDEIARGRAILPCNINHPESEPMIIGRNFLTKINANIGNSAVSSGIAEEVEKLVWAIRWGADNVMDLSTGKHIHETREWIIRNSPVPIGTVPIYQALEKVDGRAEELTWEIFRDTLVEQAEQGVDYFTIHAGVLLRYVPLTAKRVTGIVSRGGSIMAKWCLADHRESFLYEHFEDICEIMKAYDVAFSLGDGLRPGCIADANDAAQFGELETLGELTKIAWKHDVQTMIEGPGHVPMQLIRENMDKQLVECGEAPFYTLGPLTTDIAPGYDHITSAIGAAMIGWYGCAMLCYVTPKEHLGLPNRQDVRDGIMAYRIAAHAADLAKGHPGAQVRDNALSKARFEFRWEDQFHLGLDPEKAKEFHDETLPKDAHKLAHFCSMCGPHFCSMKITQDVRDYAAGQEEARIAAVEAGMTEKAAQFRAEGAELYRPG
- the ppa gene encoding inorganic diphosphatase; translation: MGLDHVKTGKNPPDEINVIIEIPKDAEPVKYEVDKESGAIFVDRVLSTPMRYPCNYGYVPETVCGDGDPADVMVILPLPLVPGSVIRCRPVGVLKMTDEAGSDEKLLAVPEPKVFAGYAHITDIGQVSGHWLERIGHFFEHYKDLEKGKWVKLEGWGDAAEAKALLLEAIERYKAGG